One segment of Nostoc piscinale CENA21 DNA contains the following:
- the crtA gene encoding cyanoexosortase A, with protein MKATRVFHQPLTNPQLWLLGIGGGLVAILLTIIWKADDDSHLGMTVLALLAVFSLLGDKKHKLKLESDVISSILGTVLIGFVLWYSTHFPSGKLFAVYTHLAPFVAALGLSLLASGWQGLKQYWQELVIIFFAGVPKVLIFALLDIKPLSILTAKLSTLMLWYAGFDVYLQDVYINLPTGGIKVAENCAGIEWICHLLGLAVIGLLMFPPERKKRIFVPIVAVIIAFIVNAVRVAILAVIAANQNQNSFKFWHVGDGSLIFGVITVILFGIFYWLLLNQKAEKDKNITRAES; from the coding sequence ATGAAAGCAACTCGCGTTTTTCACCAACCACTCACCAACCCTCAACTGTGGTTATTAGGAATAGGCGGAGGTTTAGTTGCAATACTTTTAACAATAATTTGGAAAGCAGATGATGATTCTCATCTAGGAATGACAGTTTTAGCTTTATTAGCTGTCTTCTCACTATTAGGAGATAAAAAACATAAACTTAAATTAGAAAGTGATGTTATTTCTAGTATTTTAGGTACAGTTTTAATCGGCTTTGTACTTTGGTATAGTACACACTTTCCGTCTGGAAAATTATTTGCAGTTTATACTCATTTAGCGCCTTTTGTGGCGGCGTTGGGACTGAGTTTACTGGCTTCTGGCTGGCAGGGATTAAAGCAATATTGGCAAGAATTAGTAATTATTTTTTTTGCTGGTGTTCCTAAAGTCTTAATCTTTGCTTTATTAGATATTAAACCCCTATCTATTTTAACTGCCAAATTATCTACATTAATGCTTTGGTATGCTGGGTTTGACGTATATCTCCAAGATGTTTATATAAATTTACCTACAGGTGGAATTAAAGTAGCTGAAAATTGCGCTGGTATTGAGTGGATATGCCATCTTTTAGGGTTAGCTGTAATTGGTTTATTAATGTTCCCCCCAGAACGTAAAAAAAGAATATTTGTGCCGATAGTAGCTGTAATTATTGCTTTTATTGTGAACGCAGTCAGAGTGGCAATTTTAGCTGTTATTGCAGCGAATCAAAATCAGAATTCTTTTAAATTTTGGCATGTTGGAGATGGTTCTTTAATATTTGGGGTGATTACAGTCATACTTTTTGGTATATTTTACTGGCTCTTACTCAATCAAAAAGCAGAGAAAGACAAGAATATTACAAGGGCTGAAAGCTAA
- a CDS encoding HpsJ family protein: MTKSNTDKLIPVIQELQEFAFNQVGSMTILRVLGYGLLLLALFDTVETFVPPSIMNPVWEFQTFGALVERIPVALIGLALVFFGELNARAKWEFLAVKLLSWLSLLLAIIFILLIPLGVSNTVRLSKQSYNQINNLSQQQITQAEQVEQRLSQAKPEQIESFLKSQGRSVDASNPQELKTKVLSEVSQAKERIKLQAQANQSTQRLNLLKNSVKWNLGALVSATLFFIFWKNSSWARSR, from the coding sequence ATGACCAAATCAAACACTGATAAATTGATTCCTGTAATTCAAGAGTTGCAGGAATTTGCCTTTAACCAAGTAGGCTCAATGACAATTTTGCGAGTCCTTGGTTATGGATTATTGTTATTAGCTTTATTCGATACGGTGGAAACTTTTGTGCCACCTAGCATTATGAATCCTGTTTGGGAATTTCAGACTTTTGGTGCATTAGTTGAAAGAATACCTGTAGCTTTAATTGGTTTAGCATTAGTATTTTTTGGTGAATTAAATGCTAGAGCTAAATGGGAATTTTTGGCTGTCAAATTGCTATCTTGGTTAAGTTTGTTATTGGCAATAATATTTATATTACTCATACCACTTGGTGTGAGTAATACTGTTAGACTTAGTAAACAAAGTTATAATCAAATTAACAACTTATCTCAGCAGCAAATAACTCAAGCTGAACAAGTTGAACAGCGATTGAGCCAAGCTAAACCAGAGCAAATCGAAAGTTTTCTGAAAAGTCAAGGTCGTTCAGTAGATGCAAGTAATCCACAAGAATTAAAAACAAAAGTTTTGTCTGAAGTTTCTCAAGCTAAAGAGAGAATCAAATTGCAAGCGCAAGCTAATCAATCGACTCAGCGATTAAACTTACTCAAAAATTCTGTGAAATGGAATCTTGGGGCTTTAGTTTCAGCTACTTTATTTTTTATCTTTTGGAAAAATAGCAGTTGGGCGAGAAGCAGGTGA
- the rpe gene encoding ribulose-phosphate 3-epimerase, with protein sequence MTQNRSEKPIVIAPSILSADFSRLGDEIRAVDAAGADWIHVDVMDGRFVPNITIGPLVVEAIRPVTTKPLDVHLMIVEPEKYVEGFAKAGADIISVHAEHNASPHLHRTLGQIKELGKQAGVVLNPSTPLEFIEYVLELCDLVLIMSVNPGFGGQSFIPGVLPKIRKLRQMCDERGLNPWIEVDGGLKANNTWQVLEAGANAIVAGSAVFNAKDYAEAITNIRNSKRPTPELAKV encoded by the coding sequence ATGACCCAAAACCGATCTGAAAAGCCCATTGTGATTGCTCCATCTATCCTATCAGCCGATTTTAGTCGTCTGGGTGACGAAATTCGCGCAGTAGACGCAGCTGGAGCAGATTGGATTCATGTTGATGTAATGGACGGTCGTTTTGTACCTAATATTACGATAGGCCCTCTGGTTGTGGAGGCGATTCGTCCGGTTACTACAAAGCCTCTGGATGTCCACTTGATGATTGTGGAACCAGAAAAATATGTCGAAGGTTTTGCTAAAGCAGGTGCAGATATTATCTCTGTACACGCTGAACATAATGCTTCCCCACACTTACACCGCACACTCGGTCAAATTAAAGAACTTGGTAAACAAGCAGGGGTAGTACTTAATCCTTCCACACCCTTAGAATTTATTGAGTACGTGCTAGAACTTTGTGACTTAGTACTCATCATGAGCGTTAACCCCGGTTTCGGTGGTCAAAGCTTCATTCCTGGCGTATTACCAAAAATTAGAAAACTGCGCCAGATGTGCGACGAACGCGGACTCAACCCCTGGATTGAAGTTGATGGTGGATTAAAAGCCAACAACACCTGGCAAGTTTTAGAAGCAGGCGCTAATGCAATTGTTGCTGGTTCTGCTGTATTCAACGCCAAAGATTATGCGGAAGCAATTACCAATATCCGCAACAGCAAACGCCCTACACCAGAATTAGCAAAAGTTTAA